Part of the Trypanosoma brucei gambiense DAL972 chromosome 8, complete sequence genome, CAGAGGGTTGGGAACATAGAAAATGGAAATCTAACTGCAACCGAGCACGGCTTCGTCGCTTCAGTCTACAGgatgcagtttttttttttttactttgccGTTGGCtgaacttctttttttcttgttgtgcCTTGAAGATGCGTTCGGAgtggaaggaagagagatgCTCTGGACGTGGGGCCAAGGGTGTGGGATGCCATGAAGAAGTAATTTCCCGGAGGATGATTGCAAGAATATTGGCTTACATAAATGATCAGCAATAGAATATCTGTTTAGTCACAAGTATAAGGATGTGATTTTTGCATTTGCTGAATCTGCACCTTTGTTCAGCGAGGCACATGTCGGTTGAAGCGTCGTCCAGTGATGTGGGCagcagtgtttttttttcttgattacTAGGATAGGTTATTAAACAACAACGCGATGTGAGGAGATATATAACTGTGATACATGTAACCTTCTTTGCATTATTTTTCACAGATGAAAGCAGACACCGTGAGACATCCTGCCTTTGGTCCTTCAACTTACGTTGAAGGATGTGTACATGTGGTGAGGGAAATCCGCTGCGTAAGTTCACTAGATTGGGTAACAGAATAGATCGGCGTATTCTGCGCGATGCGTTTGCAATGTAATGAATCTTTCCATCAGAACAGGGTGATGCCCACGGGGACTTTAGACATGAAGGCTGTTGATGTCAAGCCTTTTgggccctt contains:
- a CDS encoding T. brucei spp.-specific protein, which encodes MECGALYAATVLSITDSEGTRELRWSTLYRLFSTQSLSAPSWILTRVLRFPTPEGWEHRKWKSNCNRARLRRFSLQDAVFFFLLCRWLNFFFSCCALKMRSEWKEERCSGRGAKGVGCHEEVISRRMIARILAYINDQQ